A region of Dermabacter vaginalis DNA encodes the following proteins:
- a CDS encoding RDD family protein, which produces MSNPTPSFQPQQPHGSQQPQYGQGQQGTAQQSFGQQSSGPGAGSIEIPGKGTRTLASVGQRALARIIDALIAGFAGGIAAVILGGIIGAIASASGGSDAGFGLAMIVTGVGILFIAIAGLVYETLMLARFGATLGKMAMKIKVVSLETGEAPRLVNAALRFALPGLIGIIPIVGGLAALACWLSPLFDSTGRQQGWHDKVAKTVVIANS; this is translated from the coding sequence ATGTCGAATCCCACTCCAAGTTTCCAGCCGCAGCAGCCTCACGGTTCTCAGCAGCCCCAGTACGGTCAGGGGCAGCAGGGCACTGCTCAGCAGAGCTTTGGTCAGCAGTCATCCGGTCCGGGAGCCGGAAGCATAGAGATCCCCGGTAAGGGTACCCGCACTCTCGCGAGCGTCGGTCAGCGTGCTCTTGCCCGTATCATCGATGCTCTCATTGCCGGCTTCGCTGGTGGCATCGCCGCTGTCATCCTCGGTGGCATCATCGGTGCCATCGCGTCGGCGAGTGGCGGCTCCGATGCCGGATTCGGGCTGGCCATGATCGTTACCGGGGTCGGAATTCTCTTCATCGCGATCGCCGGTCTCGTCTACGAAACCCTCATGCTCGCACGCTTCGGCGCAACTCTCGGGAAAATGGCCATGAAGATCAAGGTTGTGAGCCTCGAGACAGGTGAGGCACCTCGACTTGTCAACGCAGCTCTCCGCTTCGCGCTCCCCGGCCTCATAGGCATCATTCCCATCGTGGGTGGGCTCGCCGCGCTCGCGTGCTGGCTCTCGCCCCTGTTCGATAGCACGGGCCGTCAGCAGGGCTGGCACGACAAGGTCGCGAAGACCGTCGTTATCGCCAATAGCTAA
- a CDS encoding polyribonucleotide nucleotidyltransferase, protein MEGHNIHSTIATIDNGSYGKREVRFETGRLAKQAAGAVAVYLDDDTMVFSATAVSNQPKEQFDFFPLTVDVEERMYAAGRIPGSFFRREGRPGTDAILAARLTDRPLRPAFVKGLRNEVQVVLTVMAVNPDDAYDVVGINGASASTQISGLPFSGPIGGVRIALMPSAEGGQWIAFPTFSQLDEAVFSMVVAGRIVEDDVAIMMVEAEATDNAWSLIKEQGAVAPTEEVVAQGLEAAKVYIRTLCEAQKELAAKAAKPVREFPLFLDYQDDAYDLVAEAATDRLREVMSIAGKQEREEATETLLAQVKEELAEKLDEREKEITGAFRALTKKVVREKILTEGVRIDGRGLRDIRQLSAEVEVLPRVHGSAIFERGETQILGVTTLNMLKMEQQIDGLSPVDHKRYIHHYNFPPYSTGETGRVGSPKRREIGHGMLAERALVPVLPSREEFPYAIRQVSEALGSNGSTSMGSVCASTLALLNAGVPLKAPVAGIAMGLVSDTVNGETKYAALTDILGAEDAFGDMDFKVAGTSEFVTAIQLDTKLDGIPASVLAGALSQAREARLHILSVLEQAIDQPDEMSPNAPRVLAVTIPVDKIGAVIGPKGQMINQIQDDTGADITIEDDGTVYIGATDGPSAEAARAAVNAIANPLVPEVGERYLGTVVRVVDFGAFISLTPGKDGLLHVSQLRKLNGGKRVENVEDVVSVGQKLEVEIREIDSRGKISLAVAADDDDAEETGDTKGDAK, encoded by the coding sequence ATGGAAGGCCACAACATTCATTCAACGATCGCCACGATCGACAACGGCTCCTACGGCAAGCGCGAGGTGCGCTTTGAAACCGGCCGCCTCGCAAAGCAGGCCGCGGGTGCCGTCGCCGTCTACCTCGACGACGACACGATGGTGTTCAGCGCAACCGCTGTCTCCAATCAGCCGAAGGAGCAGTTCGACTTCTTCCCGCTGACCGTTGACGTCGAAGAGCGCATGTACGCCGCGGGTCGAATCCCCGGCTCGTTCTTCCGTCGCGAGGGTCGCCCGGGCACCGACGCGATCCTCGCAGCCCGCCTCACCGACCGCCCGCTGCGCCCGGCGTTCGTCAAGGGCCTGCGTAACGAGGTCCAGGTTGTTCTCACGGTGATGGCCGTGAACCCTGACGACGCGTATGACGTCGTGGGCATCAACGGTGCTTCGGCATCGACCCAGATCTCGGGCCTCCCGTTCTCCGGCCCCATCGGTGGCGTGCGCATCGCGCTCATGCCGAGCGCCGAGGGCGGCCAGTGGATCGCCTTCCCGACCTTCAGCCAGCTCGATGAGGCCGTGTTCTCGATGGTTGTCGCGGGCCGCATCGTTGAAGACGACGTCGCGATCATGATGGTCGAGGCCGAAGCGACGGACAACGCCTGGTCGCTTATCAAGGAGCAAGGCGCGGTGGCGCCGACCGAAGAGGTCGTCGCCCAGGGCCTCGAAGCTGCCAAGGTCTACATCCGCACGCTGTGCGAGGCGCAGAAGGAACTCGCCGCGAAGGCCGCGAAACCCGTTCGCGAGTTCCCGCTCTTCCTCGACTACCAGGACGATGCGTACGATCTCGTTGCCGAAGCGGCGACCGATCGCCTTCGCGAGGTTATGAGCATCGCGGGCAAGCAGGAACGCGAAGAGGCTACCGAGACCCTGCTCGCGCAGGTCAAGGAGGAGCTCGCGGAGAAGCTCGACGAGCGCGAGAAGGAAATTACTGGCGCCTTCCGTGCGCTCACGAAGAAGGTCGTGCGCGAGAAGATCCTCACGGAGGGCGTGCGCATCGACGGTCGCGGCCTTCGCGATATTCGCCAGCTCTCGGCCGAGGTCGAGGTGCTCCCGCGCGTGCACGGCTCGGCGATCTTCGAGCGCGGCGAGACCCAGATTCTCGGCGTGACCACCCTCAACATGCTCAAGATGGAGCAGCAGATCGACGGTCTCTCGCCGGTCGATCACAAGCGCTACATCCACCACTACAACTTCCCGCCCTACTCGACCGGTGAAACGGGCCGCGTGGGCTCGCCCAAGCGCCGCGAAATCGGCCACGGCATGCTCGCCGAGCGCGCTCTCGTTCCGGTGCTCCCCAGCCGTGAGGAATTCCCCTACGCGATTCGTCAGGTGTCGGAGGCTCTTGGCTCGAACGGCTCGACGTCGATGGGTTCCGTGTGTGCCTCGACTCTCGCGCTCCTGAACGCCGGTGTGCCGCTCAAGGCTCCCGTTGCCGGTATCGCCATGGGTCTCGTGTCCGACACGGTGAACGGCGAGACGAAGTACGCGGCTCTCACCGACATTCTCGGTGCCGAGGATGCCTTTGGCGACATGGACTTCAAGGTCGCAGGCACGTCGGAGTTCGTGACGGCTATTCAGCTCGACACGAAGCTTGACGGCATCCCCGCTTCCGTCCTCGCAGGCGCCCTCTCGCAGGCTCGCGAAGCTCGCTTGCACATCCTTTCGGTTCTCGAACAGGCCATCGACCAGCCTGACGAGATGAGCCCCAACGCGCCGCGTGTTCTCGCCGTCACCATCCCGGTGGACAAGATCGGCGCGGTCATCGGCCCGAAGGGACAGATGATCAACCAGATCCAGGACGACACCGGAGCGGACATCACGATCGAGGACGACGGCACCGTGTACATCGGCGCAACCGACGGCCCCTCGGCCGAGGCTGCGCGTGCGGCCGTCAACGCGATTGCGAACCCGCTCGTTCCCGAGGTCGGCGAGCGCTACCTCGGTACGGTCGTGCGTGTCGTCGACTTCGGTGCGTTCATTTCCCTCACCCCGGGCAAGGACGGCCTGCTGCACGTCTCGCAGCTGCGTAAGCTCAACGGCGGCAAGCGCGTGGAGAATGTCGAGGACGTCGTGAGCGTCGGCCAGAAGCTCGAGGTCGAGATCCGCGAGATCGACTCGCGCGGCAAGATCTCGCTCGCGGTGGCGGCTGACGACGACGACGCTGAAGAGACCGGCGACACCAAGGGCGACGCCAAGTAA
- the rpsO gene encoding 30S ribosomal protein S15 yields MAYDSSVKQEIIKEYGLSEGDTGSPEVQIALLSHRINYLTEHLKDHKHDHHTRRGLLLLVGRRKRLLQYLQSVDIERYRSLIQRLGLRR; encoded by the coding sequence GTGGCTTACGATTCCTCCGTCAAGCAGGAGATCATTAAGGAATACGGTCTGAGCGAGGGCGACACCGGCTCGCCCGAGGTGCAGATTGCGCTTCTGTCGCATCGCATCAACTACCTCACCGAGCACCTCAAGGATCACAAGCACGATCACCACACTCGTCGTGGTCTGCTCCTCCTCGTTGGTCGCCGCAAGCGCCTTCTGCAGTACCTGCAGTCGGTCGACATTGAGCGTTACCGTTCGCTGATTCAGCGTCTCGGCCTGCGCCGCTGA